The sequence ATCATGCTGCCAAGAAAAGCCTCTCTGGGACGACATGAACAGACCGTACCGTAAACCGACACAGGTAGATGGGATGAGTATTCTAAGGTGCTCGAGTGAGACGCAGCTAAGGAACTCGGCAAATTAGCCCCGTAACTTCGGGATAAGGGGTGCCTAGTTTTCTAGGCCGCAGTGAAATGAGTCAAGCGACTGTTTAACAAAAACACAGCTCTCTGCTAAGACGATTTAAGTCGATGTATAGGGAGTGACACCTGCCCGGTGCTGGAAGGTTAAGGGGATCTGTTAGCCGCAAGGCGAAGCTCTGAACCGAAGCCCCAGTAAACGGCGGCCGTAACTATAACGGTCCTAAGGTAGCGAAATTCCTTGTCGGGTAAGTTCCGACCTGCACGAATGGTGTAACGATTTGACTACTGTCTCGGCTGCGCGCTCGGCGAAATTGTAGTGCCGGTGAAGATGCCGGCTACTCGCATCTGGACGGAAAGACCCTATGCACCTTTACTATAACCTGGCATTGGGCTTGAGCATGATTTGTGTAGAATAGGTGGGAGACTATGAAGCGGGGACGTCAGTTTCCGTGGAGTCGCAATGTGAAATACCACCCTGGTTGTGTTTGAGTCCTAACTTCGGCGAGTAAATCCTCGTTAAGGACAATGTCAGGCGGGTAGTTTGACTGGGGCGGTCGCCTCCTAAAATGTAACGGAGGCTTGCAAAGGTTCCCTCAGTTCCGTCGGTAATGGAACGTAGAGCATAATGGTATAAGGGAGCTTGACTGTGAGACTGACAGGTCGATCAGGAACGAAAGTTGGCCATAGTGATCCGGTGGTCCCGTATGGAAGGGCCATCGCTCATAGGATAAAAGGTACGCTAGGGATAACAGGCTGATCCCCGCCGAGAGTTCATATCGACGCGGGGGTTTGGCACCTCGATGTCGGCTCATCACATCCTGGGGCTGGAGAAGGTCCCAAGGGTCCGGCTGTTCGCCGGTTAAAGTGGTACGTGAGCTGGGTTCAGAACGTCGTGAGACAGTTCGGTCCCTATCCGATGCGAGCGCAGGAAATTTGAGAGGGCTTGTCCTTAGTACGAGAGGACCGGGACGAACAAACCTCTGGTGCACCAGTTGTCACGCCAGTGGCATCGCTGGGTAGCTATGTTTGGTTGAGGTAAGCGCTGAAAGCATCTAAGTGCGAAACTCGCCTCAAGATGAGATTTCCCCATCAGGCTCCTGGAAGATGACCAGGTTGATAGGCTACAGGTGTAAGCACAGTAATGTGTTCAGCCAAGTAGTACTAATAAGCCGATTGACTTAACCATTTTTTTTTAAAACTTAGTGGTGTTGAGTCTCTATTTTTGCAGAGGCAGGAAAGTTTATAGGTTTACAAAGAGCGCATTCTCCAATCTCTTGTTGCTTCTTTGTCGTCAAGTCTACGGCGACTATTTCCCAGGTGATCACCTCTTCCCATTCCGAACAGAGTCGTTAAGCCCTGGAGAGCCGATGGTACTGCTTAACGCGGGAGAGTAGGTCGTCGCCGAGAATTTTATACACGCAAGAAGCCTGTCCACAAGACAGGCTTTTGTGTTTTCTGCCCCTTTTCCCTCGCCACCCTCTTGCACGCGACCTCAGGGACTAAAAGGATCTGAAGAATATTACATAAGCCCTTGACCGGGTTCCCATCTTTCCCCTATCTTCTACCTACTGACTACTGACTACTGACTACTGACTACTGACTACTGACTACTGACTACTGACTACTGACTACTGACTACTGACGTTATGGATATGAATTCCACCTATGCATTCACCCTTGAACTTGATGTCCGCGATTACGAATGCGACTTGCAGGGCATCGTCAACAACAGTGTCTACCAGAACTATCTTGAGCATGTTCGCCATGTTTATCTGAAGCAGGTCGGGATAGATTTCGCCGAATATGCCCGTCAGGGGATCAACCTTGTCGTCGTGCGTGCGGAACTCGATTACAGGCATCCGCTTAAAAGTGGCGACCGGTTTGTTGTCGGGTTGAACTTCATGAGGGAGTCGCAACTGAAGTTCGCTTTTTATCAGGATATCTGCCGCCTGCCGGACATGAAGCCTGTCGTTAAGGCGAAGATCATCGGTACTGCGCTGAATAAAAGAGGCCGACCGGAAATTCCTGAGAAACTCGATGCGTTGATGGTCAGACCTGCATGAGCAGGCTGTACGTTTTGCTGATCCTATCCGGATATGCACGTCGGATTGTTTTCCCTGTCTGCGGAATGGCACTCTCACTGACGTGAAGTCGGTGCTCTTTTTTGAGGATAGAAAACGCGAAACCGTTTTTGACAGAAATAAGAATTGTATATATGAGTGTACTCACGGGAACAGTATCCTGAATTCGAGCGCAGGATGCACTGTATTCAGAATATGGGCGATTATTGTTCATTACGGTTATTTCCGGTTCCCGTCACCAGTTTATTTGTTATTCATGAAACCTTTGAAAGAAGTCGCCATGTCCTATATGGCGCTCGCTGAAGCGCAGAAGAAGCTGCAGGGCGGCATGTATGCGGATGCTGCAGCTGAATCCATAAAAGCGATGGAGATTTCCAGAACGATGCCGCCGGAAGAGGCTTTTGACCATGACGGTTTCGACGGGCTCTGCTATGCCGCGTTAGCTCCAGCACAGGCCGGACTGGGGGAGTACGCCGAGTGTCTGCAGTCGGCGGAACGTGCCCTCCGCTATTTCAATCGGCGGGGTGAACTGCAGAAGGACGAAGGAACGCAGTGGATCGCCGTGGTCTTCAGCCGTGCGGTTGCCATGCAGGAAACCGGTTCGCCGGAAGAGGCGGCCAAAGGGTTCAGGATTGCCGGGGAGATGATTGCCGAACGCAAGGGAGAACTGCCCGGCAGGGAGGATATGCTGCGGGAGATCACTGAGCGGCTTTCAGTTCTTGGCAAGGAGTCGAAACCTGCTGAAAAGCCGGGGTACAGGGCCTGGTGGGAGTTCTGGTCGTAACGGAGCGATATGGATGCAGTGAAAAAAATTCTGGTGATAAGGCTGAGTTCAATCGGCGATATTATCCTCACCACTCCGCTTCTGCGTGAAGTATCGGCAGCTTTTCCCGGAGCACGGATCGACTATTGCGTCAAAAGTCCATTATTTGTTGTGCTCCTGACGGAAAATCCGAATTTGCACGCGCTGTATACGCTCGAGGCGCCTCCTTCAGGCTCGTACGATCTGGTGATCGATTTTCAGAACAATCTTCGTTCCCGCCGTCTTGTCGCAACCCTTCAGGCCGGCAGGGTGATCAGGTACCGTAAGCGTAACTGGAAAAAGTTGCTGCTCGTAAAGAGCAGGATCGATCTTACCGGACCATATCGGTCCGTTGTTGACCGTTACCGGGATTCGCTTTCCGATTGTAAGGTAAAAGCGGATGCGCTCGGGTGTGAGCTCTACCCTTCTGCCGCAGACCGCAGTTTTGCGCACTCCCTTCCGGATGCCGGAGGGTTTCGGCTTGCCGTCTGTTTCGGTGCCATGCACGCCTCCAAGCGCTATCCGCCAGTCAATTTTGCCGCCGTTCTTTCGGCGCTTTTTACCGCGATGCCCGTGCAGGCGGTTCTTTTGGGAGGTGCCGACGATG comes from Chlorobium limicola DSM 245 and encodes:
- a CDS encoding acyl-CoA thioesterase, encoding MDMNSTYAFTLELDVRDYECDLQGIVNNSVYQNYLEHVRHVYLKQVGIDFAEYARQGINLVVVRAELDYRHPLKSGDRFVVGLNFMRESQLKFAFYQDICRLPDMKPVVKAKIIGTALNKRGRPEIPEKLDALMVRPA
- a CDS encoding DUF3856 domain-containing protein codes for the protein MKPLKEVAMSYMALAEAQKKLQGGMYADAAAESIKAMEISRTMPPEEAFDHDGFDGLCYAALAPAQAGLGEYAECLQSAERALRYFNRRGELQKDEGTQWIAVVFSRAVAMQETGSPEEAAKGFRIAGEMIAERKGELPGREDMLREITERLSVLGKESKPAEKPGYRAWWEFWS
- a CDS encoding glycosyltransferase family 9 protein, producing the protein MDAVKKILVIRLSSIGDIILTTPLLREVSAAFPGARIDYCVKSPLFVVLLTENPNLHALYTLEAPPSGSYDLVIDFQNNLRSRRLVATLQAGRVIRYRKRNWKKLLLVKSRIDLTGPYRSVVDRYRDSLSDCKVKADALGCELYPSAADRSFAHSLPDAGGFRLAVCFGAMHASKRYPPVNFAAVLSALFTAMPVQAVLLGGADDAPYAELIMQALPERFRQRVVDLAGKCALMQSAAVLECSDAVLTNDTGLMHMASAFGKKLFVLFGSSVAAFGFLPYHTKFELFEVSGLRCRPCSHIGRDRCPEGHFRCMNDIDEGVVSGKIIDYFNTLRS